One genomic segment of Syngnathus acus chromosome 1, fSynAcu1.2, whole genome shotgun sequence includes these proteins:
- the LOC119122118 gene encoding parvalbumin-7-like: MCADRMVMTDLLKAEEIKKALDAFAAETFDPKKFFDLVGMTAMSAESVKQVFRVLDVDGSGFIEEDELKFVLKGFSKDGRDLTDDETRVFLKAADKDGDGKIGIDEFEAMVHE, from the exons CTGACAGGATGGTGATGACGGACCTGTTGAAAGCGGAGGAGATCAAGAAAGCTCTTGATGCCTTTGCAG CAGAGACATTCGACCCTAAAAAGTTCTTCGACCTGGTGGGAATGACGGCGATGTCGGCCGAGAGCGTCAAGCAGGTCTTCCGGGTTCTTGATGTGGATGGAAGCGGTTTCATAGAAGAAGATGAACTCAA GTTTGTGCTGAAGGGTTTCTCCAAGGATGGCAGAGACTTGACAGATGATGAGACAAGAGTGTTCCTCAAAGCTGCGGACAAGGACGGCGACGGCAAGATCGGAATTGACG AGTTCGAAGCGATGGTGCATGAGTAG